One segment of Anatilimnocola aggregata DNA contains the following:
- a CDS encoding class I SAM-dependent methyltransferase codes for MSAENAYDEVLYESHPFAQTHPNRLATIGQLFGMQPAPLAKCRVLELGCSSGGNIIPLAERFPQSEFVGIDASSRQVAIGQKTVQALNLPNLQLLHEDILKFSPQQGKFDYIIAHGVFSWVPPNVQDAILHICHDHLTPNGIAYISYNTNPGWRLRGMIRDIMTYRARKISNPAEKLRESRALLDFLAESVSTKGNAYGILLADEVNHIRPKQDWYLIHEYLEEVNEPEYFHQFMDRAHLHNLQYLGEADYSTMLASNFPPEVEAMLKKLGTDIIETEQYMDMVRNRLFRQTLLCQSAVTLDRTIPPERIFNMHVASSSEPEGGVQVDPRSWDPVTFKRPGSTLSTKEPLLKAAMLELRAAWPRAIPFMELLSNARGRLHPGTQVIDAERAANDAKNLARPLLRCYATTHVDLHAEPPQVAYLIPEQPAISRLARFQASQPGAVTNLMHEVVQLGDFERQVAKLLDGSRDRAAVIETLTDLVAKKTLVVHEKGKPVADLDQVRVILGKVLEDALPSLARKNLLLPQ; via the coding sequence ATGTCGGCCGAGAATGCTTACGACGAAGTTTTGTACGAAAGCCATCCGTTCGCGCAAACGCACCCCAATCGCCTGGCGACGATCGGGCAGTTGTTCGGCATGCAACCCGCACCACTCGCCAAGTGCCGCGTGCTGGAACTCGGCTGTTCGAGTGGCGGCAATATCATTCCACTGGCCGAGCGCTTTCCGCAGAGCGAGTTCGTCGGCATCGATGCTTCGTCGCGGCAAGTGGCCATTGGTCAGAAGACGGTCCAAGCGCTGAACTTGCCGAACCTGCAACTGCTGCACGAAGACATTCTGAAGTTCTCGCCGCAGCAAGGAAAGTTCGATTACATCATTGCGCACGGTGTCTTCTCGTGGGTGCCGCCCAATGTGCAGGACGCGATTCTGCACATTTGCCACGATCATCTCACGCCCAATGGCATCGCCTATATCAGTTACAACACGAACCCGGGCTGGCGCTTGCGGGGCATGATTCGCGACATCATGACTTACCGCGCTCGCAAGATCAGCAACCCGGCTGAGAAGCTGCGTGAATCGCGAGCGTTGCTCGATTTTCTCGCCGAGTCCGTTTCGACCAAGGGAAATGCGTACGGCATTCTGCTGGCCGACGAAGTGAATCACATCCGTCCCAAGCAGGACTGGTATCTGATTCACGAATATCTCGAAGAGGTCAATGAGCCCGAGTATTTTCATCAGTTCATGGACCGCGCTCATCTGCACAACTTGCAGTATCTGGGCGAAGCTGACTACAGCACCATGCTGGCCAGCAATTTTCCGCCCGAAGTCGAAGCCATGCTGAAGAAGCTCGGCACGGACATCATCGAAACCGAGCAGTACATGGACATGGTGCGGAATCGCCTGTTTCGCCAGACGCTGCTGTGCCAGTCGGCTGTGACGCTCGACCGCACGATTCCGCCCGAGCGAATTTTCAACATGCATGTCGCGTCGTCGTCGGAACCAGAAGGGGGCGTGCAAGTCGATCCGCGCAGTTGGGATCCCGTGACGTTCAAGCGTCCTGGCTCGACACTCTCGACCAAAGAACCGCTGCTCAAGGCGGCGATGTTGGAACTACGCGCTGCCTGGCCTCGGGCGATTCCCTTCATGGAGCTCCTCTCGAACGCCCGGGGACGATTGCATCCCGGTACGCAAGTGATCGACGCCGAGCGGGCTGCGAACGATGCGAAGAATCTGGCCCGTCCGCTGCTCCGCTGTTATGCGACGACACACGTCGACTTGCATGCCGAGCCACCACAGGTGGCGTATCTTATTCCGGAACAGCCAGCTATCTCTCGGCTCGCACGGTTTCAGGCGAGTCAGCCGGGCGCTGTGACCAATTTGATGCACGAAGTGGTGCAATTGGGCGACTTCGAACGGCAAGTGGCCAAACTGCTCGATGGCTCGCGCGATCGCGCAGCAGTGATCGAGACGCTAACGGACCTCGTTGCCAAAAAGACACTCGTCGTTCACGAAAAAGGGAAGCCGGTCGCCGATCTCGATCAGGTGCGCGTCATCCTCGGCAAAGTGCTGGAAGATGCACTCCCCTCGCTGGCGAGAAAGAACTTGCTGCTGCCGCAGTAG
- a CDS encoding acetamidase/formamidase family protein gives MQRLPIGPLYYEYSRHNEPRLRIQPGETIVVESEDAFSGQIRTNADRRDKSIQPKGNPQTGPIWIEGAEPGDSLAVTIREIKPLIGQCSTRTSDPRQLAEWLGTECPHGTHVCAINDGQIHWSDKLTIPYRPMLGCIGTAPDWGVPTTIPAGVHGGNMDIIEVCPGNTIYLPVFVPGGYLYLGDAHAAMGHGELSASGLEMPAESTITVELRKGKKISGPRIESPTELMTVATGCPMERATAEAFAKLILWLEADYGWDRWRAYDLLTHVASISVGYYAIGTVATKIEKRYLVGNA, from the coding sequence ATGCAACGCCTCCCCATCGGCCCGCTGTACTACGAATACAGCCGTCACAACGAACCTCGCCTCCGCATTCAACCGGGCGAAACGATCGTCGTCGAAAGTGAAGACGCCTTCAGCGGGCAGATTCGCACCAATGCCGACCGCCGCGACAAATCCATCCAGCCCAAAGGAAATCCCCAGACCGGCCCGATCTGGATCGAAGGGGCCGAACCGGGCGATTCGCTAGCTGTGACCATTCGTGAAATCAAACCTCTCATTGGCCAATGCAGCACGCGCACCAGCGACCCGCGCCAACTGGCCGAATGGCTTGGCACCGAATGCCCGCACGGCACCCACGTCTGCGCCATCAACGACGGCCAGATTCATTGGAGCGACAAGCTCACGATCCCTTATCGCCCGATGCTGGGCTGCATTGGCACCGCGCCCGATTGGGGTGTTCCCACCACCATTCCCGCTGGCGTGCATGGCGGCAATATGGACATCATCGAAGTCTGCCCCGGCAATACCATCTACTTGCCGGTGTTTGTCCCCGGCGGCTATCTCTACCTGGGCGATGCCCACGCAGCGATGGGGCACGGCGAACTCTCAGCCAGTGGCCTCGAGATGCCCGCCGAATCGACCATCACCGTCGAGCTGCGTAAAGGTAAAAAAATCTCCGGGCCGCGGATCGAATCACCCACCGAACTCATGACCGTCGCCACCGGTTGCCCGATGGAACGCGCCACTGCCGAAGCCTTCGCCAAGCTCATCCTCTGGCTCGAAGCTGACTATGGTTGGGATCGCTGGCGAGCCTACGATCTGCTCACGCACGTCGCCAGCATCAGCGTGGGCTACTACGCCATCGGCACGGTCGCCACCAAAATCGAAAAACGCTATCTCGTTGGCAACGCATAG
- a CDS encoding polyhydroxyalkanoic acid system family protein, producing MPSLKIKVPHALQVAEAVKRLQTFLDEVRRDHADRVSNVQGVWQDDTLAFGFTAMGMKIDGTLVVYQEEVLVSGNLPFAASLFRGQIEQTIRGELEKLLV from the coding sequence ATGCCCTCGCTGAAAATTAAAGTTCCTCACGCTCTGCAAGTCGCTGAGGCCGTCAAGCGACTGCAAACGTTTCTCGATGAGGTTCGCCGCGATCACGCCGATCGGGTGAGCAACGTGCAAGGTGTGTGGCAGGACGATACTCTGGCCTTTGGCTTCACGGCGATGGGCATGAAGATTGACGGCACCCTGGTGGTGTATCAAGAGGAAGTGCTGGTGAGCGGCAACCTGCCGTTCGCGGCCTCGCTGTTTCGCGGGCAGATCGAGCAGACGATTCGCGGCGAGTTAGAAAAGCTGTTGGTGTGA
- a CDS encoding (5-formylfuran-3-yl)methyl phosphate synthase, translating into MTRLLVSVQGPDEALLAVECGAQLIDVKDPRHGSLGATSPAVWQAVMAAVGEYMPVSAALGELLDREVLGRAQATAGLTFAKVGLAGCGALNDWQARWYAWQQSLATGVQAVAVIYADWNSCGAPAPDEVLDLAAQADIAAVLIDTFDKTRGSVLQLRSTAELAALASEVQQAQLMLVVAGSLQLGDVSALLPLRPAYLAVRGAVCDGPRSGQLSAAKIRQWSRALSTPQDHCQALR; encoded by the coding sequence GTGACGCGTCTGCTGGTGAGTGTGCAGGGTCCGGACGAAGCGCTGCTGGCCGTGGAGTGCGGCGCACAGTTGATCGATGTGAAGGATCCGCGGCACGGATCGCTGGGCGCGACATCACCGGCCGTGTGGCAAGCCGTGATGGCTGCGGTGGGCGAGTATATGCCCGTGAGCGCCGCGCTCGGCGAATTGCTCGATCGCGAAGTTCTCGGCCGAGCGCAGGCCACAGCGGGTCTGACGTTCGCCAAGGTTGGTCTGGCCGGTTGTGGCGCGCTCAACGATTGGCAGGCTCGTTGGTACGCTTGGCAACAAAGCCTGGCGACCGGCGTGCAAGCGGTGGCGGTGATCTATGCCGATTGGAATTCGTGCGGCGCACCGGCACCAGACGAAGTGCTCGACCTGGCCGCGCAGGCAGACATCGCAGCCGTGCTGATCGACACGTTCGATAAGACGCGGGGGTCGGTGCTGCAACTGCGCTCCACTGCCGAGCTCGCGGCGCTTGCCAGTGAAGTGCAACAGGCCCAGCTGATGCTCGTGGTGGCGGGCTCGTTGCAACTGGGCGATGTTTCCGCATTACTGCCGCTGCGCCCCGCTTATCTGGCGGTGCGTGGCGCGGTTTGCGATGGTCCGCGCAGTGGTCAATTATCGGCGGCGAAGATTCGTCAGTGGTCGCGCGCGCTGAGCACTCCCCAAGATCACTGTCAAGCGCTGCGTTGA
- a CDS encoding S1 family peptidase, whose product MPVPEVPAISTERPSAPRPRRTGRGKLLRGLLITLLVVLGIVAIRPWSYWDELLSDRRSSRMNDVIITPPDHRPHDPLVTQTKTITPAPALNAGLAKLKESVALIEADGPLGREVIGSAFVLTPQGEVVTCLHVISRATSAVVRLSDGRVFDVAGYAAVDPANDLALLQLKEPPSSLKPVVLAETPPTQLTPVIAWGHPQGIEFSPFDGKVSRLIDSSQLPGGLQKFVRELTGGDTEQTWIQHTAKLSEGNSGGPLANDQGEVIGLNMWVDRQSDYSYALPVAALKNLSNLRLPEVQPLERFAASDARVRDATWQTSAQKLRKLADEARATKWQVHEWSDYSRLQHLAWGVTLANVPEHFTTKSELGDRLDELVKEADRVAAQLHQHAWNDGGQIIVLNEFAEKEVTRAGAGVVFFGTVQRVVEGRKQERALLVKLAGFEQMLLVPLSGELNAPATGSQCLFVGVNDRGRTVRYGDNPLQPIVASVIIAPLIVPLEK is encoded by the coding sequence ATGCCAGTACCTGAAGTTCCTGCAATCTCGACCGAGCGGCCGAGTGCGCCGCGCCCCCGCCGCACGGGACGGGGAAAGTTGTTGCGCGGATTGCTCATCACGCTGTTAGTGGTCTTGGGAATTGTTGCCATTCGCCCGTGGTCTTATTGGGATGAACTGTTGTCCGATCGACGTTCATCGCGCATGAACGATGTGATCATCACACCGCCCGATCATCGTCCGCACGATCCGCTGGTCACGCAAACAAAGACCATTACCCCGGCACCTGCCTTGAATGCCGGCTTGGCGAAGCTGAAAGAGAGCGTCGCGCTCATCGAAGCCGACGGCCCCTTAGGACGCGAGGTGATCGGCAGCGCGTTCGTTCTGACGCCGCAAGGCGAGGTTGTCACTTGCCTGCACGTTATCAGTCGGGCCACGAGCGCCGTGGTTCGCTTGAGTGACGGCCGCGTATTCGATGTCGCCGGCTATGCGGCCGTTGATCCCGCCAACGATTTGGCGCTCCTGCAACTGAAAGAACCGCCGTCGTCGCTCAAGCCAGTTGTGTTGGCAGAGACTCCGCCCACGCAGTTGACGCCTGTCATCGCTTGGGGGCATCCGCAGGGAATTGAATTTTCCCCCTTCGATGGCAAAGTCAGCCGGCTCATCGACAGCAGCCAGTTGCCGGGCGGTCTGCAAAAGTTTGTGCGCGAATTGACCGGTGGCGACACCGAGCAAACCTGGATCCAGCACACGGCGAAACTCTCGGAGGGGAATAGTGGCGGGCCGCTGGCCAATGACCAAGGAGAAGTGATCGGACTCAATATGTGGGTCGACCGCCAATCCGACTATAGCTATGCCTTGCCCGTTGCCGCCCTGAAAAACCTGAGCAACCTGCGACTTCCAGAGGTGCAGCCGCTGGAGCGGTTTGCCGCGAGCGACGCCCGCGTCCGCGATGCCACCTGGCAGACGTCGGCGCAAAAGCTGCGGAAACTGGCCGACGAAGCCCGCGCCACCAAGTGGCAGGTACACGAATGGTCCGACTATTCCCGCCTGCAGCACCTCGCTTGGGGTGTGACACTGGCCAACGTGCCGGAACACTTCACCACCAAGAGCGAACTCGGCGATCGGCTCGACGAGTTAGTCAAAGAAGCCGACCGCGTGGCAGCGCAGCTGCATCAACATGCCTGGAACGACGGCGGCCAGATCATTGTCTTGAATGAATTTGCCGAGAAAGAGGTCACGCGCGCGGGCGCTGGCGTGGTCTTCTTCGGCACGGTGCAGCGGGTCGTGGAAGGGCGCAAGCAAGAGCGAGCCTTGCTCGTCAAACTCGCCGGCTTCGAGCAGATGTTACTCGTGCCGCTGAGCGGCGAGCTCAATGCACCCGCCACGGGTTCGCAGTGCTTGTTTGTGGGTGTGAACGATCGCGGGCGAACGGTTCGCTATGGCGATAATCCGCTGCAACCAATTGTCGCCAGCGTGATTATCGCCCCGCTGATTGTGCCGCTCGAAAAATAA